One genomic segment of Flagellimonas marinaquae includes these proteins:
- a CDS encoding metal-sensitive transcriptional regulator, translating into MIPRDLSKDLKPRLQSINGQISGLVKMLDEDTDPEKILIQFKAAQKGLEKAYFLLLDETYRKALAIKISETVEACPGNCGNEDRIEFIRKQFPNLELDSLTDKMKEIASLKAKLEDYSDK; encoded by the coding sequence ATGATACCACGAGATTTAAGCAAGGACTTAAAACCGAGGTTGCAAAGTATCAATGGGCAAATAAGCGGTCTCGTTAAAATGCTGGATGAGGATACGGACCCGGAGAAGATACTGATACAGTTCAAGGCAGCCCAGAAGGGACTGGAGAAGGCCTACTTCCTGTTGCTTGACGAAACCTATCGAAAGGCACTTGCCATCAAGATTTCAGAAACCGTGGAAGCCTGCCCTGGGAATTGTGGCAATGAAGACCGTATTGAATTTATCAGGAAGCAGTTCCCTAATCTGGAATTGGACAGTCTTACGGATAAAATGAAGGAAATAGCCTCCCTTAAGGCCAAACTGGAAGACTATAGCGACAAATAA
- a CDS encoding GDCCVxC domain-containing (seleno)protein encodes MKTVLESTITCPKCGHRKKELMPTTACQFFYDCENCKEVLRPKAGDCCVFCSYGTVACPSVQEGSLCCE; translated from the coding sequence ATGAAAACTGTGTTAGAATCCACCATTACGTGTCCCAAATGCGGACACCGCAAGAAAGAACTGATGCCGACCACGGCTTGCCAATTCTTTTACGATTGTGAAAATTGCAAGGAGGTTTTAAGGCCAAAAGCGGGCGATTGCTGTGTCTTTTGCTCGTATGGCACCGTTGCCTGTCCATCCGTTCAGGAAGGCTCTCTATGTTGCGAGTAA
- the merTP gene encoding mercuric transport protein MerTP: protein MKKTMTSNRMAFTGLFSAFVASLCCITPVLALLSGTTGIASTFSWIEPYRPILMGVTVLILGFAWYQKLKPRPQDIDCACEDDRPKFIQSKTFLFLITIFAGTMLAFPYYSKIFYPNSNAERQIVYVSESNVSELTYSIEGMTCAGCEAHIENEVNKLEGILEVDANYGTSLTVVKFDNSKVSANDIASAIKKTGYKIIE, encoded by the coding sequence ATGAAAAAAACGATGACATCCAACCGAATGGCATTTACTGGATTATTTTCAGCTTTCGTGGCCTCACTGTGCTGTATCACCCCTGTCTTGGCTCTGCTTTCCGGCACTACTGGAATTGCTTCCACATTTTCTTGGATAGAGCCGTACAGACCTATTTTAATGGGTGTGACCGTTTTGATTCTTGGATTTGCGTGGTATCAAAAATTAAAACCACGTCCACAGGATATTGATTGCGCCTGTGAAGATGATAGACCTAAGTTCATACAATCCAAGACTTTCCTGTTTTTGATTACCATTTTTGCAGGTACAATGTTGGCATTTCCCTACTATTCTAAAATATTTTATCCTAACTCAAATGCCGAGAGGCAAATAGTCTATGTATCTGAAAGTAACGTAAGTGAATTGACTTATTCCATAGAGGGAATGACATGTGCAGGTTGCGAGGCCCATATTGAAAACGAGGTCAACAAACTAGAGGGCATTTTGGAAGTAGATGCAAATTATGGGACATCCCTGACTGTCGTAAAGTTTGATAACAGTAAGGTAAGTGCCAATGATATAGCATCTGCCATTAAAAAAACCGGATATAAGATCATCGAATAA
- a CDS encoding ArsR/SmtB family transcription factor has product MDIQNSCIRAEADHVQILRCKEDLSGVTTSIEAISKVMALAGNEVRFKILYLLQRETELCPCDFADILVMSVPAISQHLRKMKDANVISARRAGQTILYRISKENQAFLAAILSNVVSERKIA; this is encoded by the coding sequence ATGGATATTCAAAATAGTTGTATCCGGGCAGAGGCCGATCATGTTCAAATATTGAGATGCAAGGAAGATTTGAGCGGCGTTACAACTTCTATCGAGGCAATAAGCAAAGTTATGGCACTGGCCGGCAATGAAGTTCGTTTTAAAATATTGTATTTGTTGCAACGGGAAACAGAACTGTGCCCCTGTGATTTTGCCGATATTTTAGTAATGAGCGTACCGGCTATTTCCCAACATTTACGTAAGATGAAGGATGCAAATGTCATTTCTGCCCGTAGAGCAGGACAAACGATATTATATCGTATTTCAAAGGAAAACCAAGCGTTCTTGGCTGCTATTTTGAGCAATGTGGTCTCTGAAAGGAAAATTGCATAA
- a CDS encoding DUF932 domain-containing protein — translation MYLDRLQQDEVFVPTQVRPLNELTPMPSRKGLERAIVSNGKIVNIVSKSYGHIANELFFKKAEQMLIDAGLDYHRQTINRSDRTFCMDFILSDSSQFSVGNGEDTILPMLRFTNSYDGSERTSGHFGFYRQVCSNGLHVAQAEIAFSIKHSTNGAHLIMPEMEGLFKKFMDNEFYTISDRFSQMMAVELVDTKTFVREVLERTKLFRYECSDKNANPSKKAREVIDILDNEAVLLGTAPNLWLGYNAFNAVLHGTLKRSFSRQERLDKQLFQTVLDMA, via the coding sequence ATGTATTTAGACAGATTGCAACAGGACGAGGTCTTCGTACCGACCCAGGTAAGACCGTTAAATGAACTGACCCCAATGCCCTCCCGTAAAGGGCTGGAACGCGCCATTGTCAGCAATGGCAAGATTGTCAATATTGTGTCCAAGAGCTATGGGCACATCGCCAACGAGCTTTTCTTCAAAAAAGCGGAACAGATGCTCATCGATGCGGGTCTTGACTACCACCGCCAGACCATCAACCGCTCGGACCGTACCTTCTGCATGGACTTTATCCTTTCCGACAGCTCCCAGTTCTCGGTGGGCAATGGAGAGGATACCATTCTGCCCATGCTGCGGTTTACCAACTCCTACGATGGGAGCGAGCGCACCTCGGGACATTTTGGGTTCTACCGCCAAGTATGCTCCAATGGCCTGCACGTGGCACAGGCAGAGATTGCCTTTTCCATCAAGCACAGCACCAACGGCGCCCACTTGATCATGCCCGAGATGGAGGGGCTGTTCAAAAAGTTCATGGACAACGAGTTCTATACCATCTCCGACAGGTTCAGCCAAATGATGGCCGTCGAACTGGTGGACACCAAGACCTTCGTAAGGGAAGTGCTGGAACGTACCAAACTGTTCCGTTATGAGTGCAGCGACAAGAACGCAAACCCGTCCAAAAAGGCCCGTGAGGTCATCGACATATTGGACAATGAGGCCGTATTGTTGGGCACTGCCCCAAACCTCTGGTTGGGCTACAATGCCTTCAATGCCGTATTGCACGGTACCCTGAAACGAAGCTTTTCACGTCAAGAGCGTCTGGACAAACAACTCTTCCAGACCGTCCTTGACATGGCCTAA
- a CDS encoding single-stranded DNA-binding protein, producing the protein MSSLRNKVQLIGNVGQDPVITNLENDKKVARLSLATNEHYRNKKGEKVTNTEWHNVTAWGKTADIIEKFVIKGKELAIEGKLTSRSYEDKEGNKRYVTEVVASEILLLGGTTSEE; encoded by the coding sequence ATGAGCAGTTTAAGAAACAAAGTACAGTTGATCGGTAACGTGGGGCAAGACCCAGTGATCACCAACTTGGAAAATGACAAAAAAGTTGCCCGTTTGTCCTTGGCGACCAATGAGCATTACAGGAACAAAAAGGGCGAAAAGGTCACCAATACCGAATGGCACAACGTGACCGCCTGGGGCAAGACCGCCGACATCATCGAAAAGTTTGTAATCAAGGGAAAGGAACTTGCCATTGAGGGAAAACTGACCTCCCGATCCTATGAGGACAAAGAGGGCAACAAGCGCTATGTGACCGAAGTGGTAGCGAGTGAGATTTTACTGTTGGGTGGAACCACCAGCGAGGAATAG
- a CDS encoding JAB domain-containing protein, giving the protein MELKVNEIQISYREKLSTLKSLSVTNSKEVAELLFQNWDNQTIGLYETFKIVLLNQSNKVKGIYPLSHGGITGTLVDVRILFALVLKTLSVGVILAHNHPSGQLKASYQDKQLTQKIKEAAQLFDVKVLDHIILAPDGRYYSFADNGIL; this is encoded by the coding sequence ATGGAACTCAAAGTCAACGAAATACAGATCAGTTATCGGGAAAAGCTCTCTACCCTCAAATCCCTGTCGGTGACCAACTCCAAGGAGGTGGCGGAACTGTTGTTCCAAAATTGGGACAATCAGACCATAGGCCTGTACGAAACTTTTAAGATCGTATTGCTGAACCAGTCCAACAAGGTCAAGGGCATTTATCCGCTCTCCCATGGGGGCATCACGGGAACCTTGGTGGATGTGCGCATCCTGTTTGCCCTAGTACTGAAAACCCTTTCCGTGGGGGTCATCCTGGCACACAACCATCCCTCTGGGCAGCTCAAGGCAAGTTACCAGGACAAACAATTGACCCAAAAAATCAAAGAGGCCGCACAGCTTTTTGATGTCAAGGTATTGGACCATATCATTCTGGCACCCGATGGACGGTATTACAGTTTCGCAGATAACGGAATCCTATAA
- a CDS encoding BfmA/BtgA family mobilization protein, with amino-acid sequence MDRGYEKEAFRTVCIKISVLAKFKGFSKRQGKSHSMTLLAMVEFFEHNGISPDERMHETIASLKYLIKRRFNAMVAIMRSIEKEQTLPTVSMIQALFEQELESDDEEWDSDFDFIEQQLTEAKPSKEMESFDVEVTVPKIRYDRLEEQMEELKEDFTYVLDHVSVYHNRFGKDHLKLDLNPEAIEKYRTKLKKK; translated from the coding sequence ATGGATAGAGGATACGAAAAGGAAGCGTTTCGGACCGTGTGCATCAAAATATCGGTGCTCGCCAAATTCAAGGGCTTTTCCAAGCGGCAAGGGAAATCCCATTCCATGACGCTATTGGCCATGGTGGAGTTTTTTGAGCACAACGGGATCTCCCCGGACGAACGGATGCACGAGACCATCGCAAGTCTCAAATATCTCATCAAACGCCGCTTCAATGCCATGGTCGCCATTATGCGCAGCATTGAAAAGGAACAGACCCTGCCCACCGTTAGCATGATCCAGGCCCTCTTTGAGCAGGAACTGGAATCCGATGATGAGGAATGGGACAGCGATTTTGATTTTATCGAACAGCAATTGACCGAGGCCAAGCCATCCAAGGAGATGGAATCTTTTGATGTGGAGGTCACCGTGCCCAAGATCCGTTATGACCGTTTGGAAGAACAAATGGAGGAGCTCAAGGAGGATTTTACCTATGTGCTGGACCATGTGAGCGTATACCACAACCGCTTTGGGAAGGACCACCTCAAATTGGACCTCAATCCCGAGGCCATTGAAAAATACCGTACAAAACTTAAAAAGAAGTAA
- the mobB gene encoding MobB family relaxase, which yields MYIAITRQQLGDNFKGSARDFVNYLEKENEGREPELQEGYFNQEENNIDAERVIAEIDANTAKLKKREPKFYSLVVSPSQRELQHIGNDPEKLRQYTRQVMNTYAASFYRDREVTVKDILYFAKLERERTYSEKDRQVKENQANATKILELQHQVRAIQQGRGQGDIAQLQERIQILEREAPHQQHGKRIVPGMAKEGHQSHIHIIVSRMDRTNTHSLSPGSKFRTSETTLHGQNVKQGFDRDKFYRAAEKTFDKQFGYKRNFVETYHARNLLDKDPKRFFSALLGLPTNERQAAKQLLFKAGIKVPTIPTNKAQLAYKAMMQLKKGIGKALESGSIGI from the coding sequence ATGTACATCGCCATCACACGCCAACAACTGGGGGACAATTTTAAGGGGAGTGCCCGGGATTTTGTCAACTATCTGGAAAAGGAGAACGAAGGGAGGGAACCGGAACTACAGGAAGGGTATTTCAATCAGGAAGAGAACAACATCGATGCGGAGCGGGTCATTGCCGAGATCGACGCCAATACGGCCAAGCTCAAGAAACGGGAGCCCAAATTCTATTCCCTGGTGGTGAGCCCTTCCCAAAGGGAACTCCAGCATATCGGAAACGACCCCGAGAAACTGAGGCAATACACCCGGCAGGTTATGAATACCTATGCGGCCTCCTTTTACCGGGACCGTGAAGTGACCGTCAAGGATATCCTCTATTTTGCCAAGCTGGAACGTGAACGCACCTATTCTGAAAAGGACCGGCAAGTCAAGGAGAACCAAGCGAATGCCACTAAGATACTGGAACTCCAACACCAGGTCAGGGCCATACAACAAGGCCGGGGACAAGGGGATATCGCCCAACTTCAAGAGCGGATACAAATCTTGGAACGGGAAGCCCCCCACCAACAGCACGGCAAGCGCATCGTTCCGGGGATGGCCAAGGAGGGCCACCAAAGCCATATCCATATCATCGTCAGCCGAATGGATAGGACCAATACCCATAGCCTTTCCCCGGGCTCCAAGTTCCGAACTTCCGAGACCACCCTTCATGGACAGAACGTCAAACAGGGCTTTGATCGGGATAAGTTCTACAGGGCAGCGGAAAAGACTTTTGACAAACAGTTCGGGTACAAAAGAAATTTTGTGGAGACTTATCATGCCCGCAACCTCTTGGACAAGGATCCCAAACGCTTTTTTTCGGCCCTCTTGGGCTTGCCGACGAATGAACGGCAGGCGGCCAAGCAATTGTTGTTCAAGGCGGGCATCAAGGTGCCGACCATCCCCACCAACAAGGCCCAATTGGCCTATAAGGCGATGATGCAGCTCAAAAAAGGAATCGGAAAGGCCTTGGAATCGGGGTCGATCGGAATTTAA
- a CDS encoding type IV secretory system conjugative DNA transfer family protein gives MENMGWIEIGIGLLFGGGLSYAAIRYLKNGFIYFIAGLMVLVLSIGWMKGWDILLEQSLGLWLPLFFLHTVLYGLVDYYKDSTRPSKVFEVRLRVKGRSLVLGNIRRGVSVMASAGSGKTESVIYGFLEHFKKEGFSGVIHDYKDFEITEMACPLWKDQKVPFHIVSFGPIYHRVNPIAPRYLPDEESVHEVSRVLLENLMEHRDSDENSTSRFFKDAAEGLISGLIWRLKTEYPDFCTLPHLMALYQQLGTKSLIKFLRENLTSRAMADAFISGVGSERQTAGVMSTLANAIKKISTRKIFMVLSADEIPLDINNEKHPSVIALVNNPQKDASLSPVIATITHTISKQMSRRNRKPSFMLLEEASTLRLLNMHRIPATLRSYDIVSVYVLQDKVQNDMMYGDKASKAILSNLSYQFFGKVNDPDTARYYERFFELVKIPTRSVSKSSGLSMERRITEGEKEVSKRRAEVFFRLRQGEFVVFADGKDRKVQFPRPDIPKGLPKPLEIKEGDLERHYLKVHREVRSIFEPDK, from the coding sequence ATGGAAAACATGGGATGGATTGAAATTGGAATTGGTTTGTTGTTTGGGGGAGGATTATCCTACGCGGCTATTCGGTATCTCAAAAACGGATTTATTTACTTTATAGCGGGTCTTATGGTACTCGTTTTGTCCATAGGATGGATGAAGGGTTGGGACATACTTTTGGAACAGTCCTTGGGCCTGTGGCTCCCCTTGTTTTTTCTGCATACTGTCCTCTATGGGCTGGTGGATTACTATAAGGATTCCACTAGACCTTCCAAGGTGTTCGAGGTCAGATTAAGGGTCAAGGGCAGGTCCCTGGTCCTGGGGAATATTCGCAGGGGCGTGTCCGTGATGGCCTCTGCCGGAAGTGGGAAAACCGAAAGCGTCATCTATGGCTTTTTGGAGCATTTTAAAAAAGAAGGTTTCTCAGGGGTCATCCACGATTACAAGGATTTTGAGATCACGGAAATGGCCTGTCCCCTTTGGAAAGATCAAAAGGTGCCCTTCCATATCGTGTCCTTTGGGCCGATCTACCATCGGGTGAATCCCATAGCCCCCCGCTACCTGCCCGATGAGGAGAGTGTCCACGAGGTGTCCCGGGTATTGTTGGAAAACCTGATGGAACACCGGGATTCCGATGAGAACAGTACCTCCCGTTTTTTTAAGGATGCAGCGGAAGGACTGATTAGTGGACTGATATGGCGGCTCAAGACCGAATACCCCGATTTTTGTACGCTGCCCCATTTGATGGCCCTCTACCAACAATTGGGCACTAAGAGCCTGATCAAGTTTCTGAGGGAGAATCTTACCTCACGCGCTATGGCCGATGCCTTTATCAGTGGGGTGGGGTCGGAGCGGCAGACCGCTGGGGTCATGAGTACCTTGGCGAATGCCATCAAAAAGATCAGTACCCGAAAGATTTTTATGGTATTGTCCGCCGATGAGATTCCATTGGACATCAATAATGAAAAGCATCCCTCGGTCATTGCTTTAGTGAACAATCCACAAAAAGATGCTTCCCTGTCCCCGGTGATCGCCACCATTACCCATACCATTTCCAAACAAATGTCAAGACGAAACCGCAAACCTTCCTTCATGCTGTTGGAAGAGGCTTCTACACTGCGCTTGTTGAACATGCACCGCATCCCGGCCACCCTGCGGAGTTATGATATTGTGAGCGTGTATGTCCTACAGGACAAGGTTCAGAACGATATGATGTATGGGGATAAGGCCAGTAAGGCCATTTTGTCCAATCTGTCCTATCAGTTCTTTGGAAAGGTGAACGATCCCGATACAGCTCGATATTACGAACGTTTTTTTGAGTTGGTGAAAATACCCACAAGGAGCGTGAGCAAGAGCTCGGGGCTGAGTATGGAGCGACGGATCACAGAAGGGGAAAAGGAGGTGTCCAAGCGCAGGGCAGAGGTGTTTTTTCGGTTAAGGCAGGGGGAGTTTGTGGTCTTTGCGGACGGGAAGGACCGAAAGGTCCAGTTTCCAAGACCGGATATTCCAAAAGGCTTGCCCAAGCCCCTTGAAATCAAGGAAGGGGATTTGGAGCGACATTATTTAAAAGTCCATCGGGAGGTCAGGTCGATATTTGAACCTGATAAGTAG